In the genome of Brockia lithotrophica, the window CGGTTCAGTTCGCGGTGAAGTTCATAGGCGCTTGTCGTGCGGCCTTCGTTTTCGTAGATCTCCTTCCACCGCGCGAGGCCCCAGTTGTAGGCAAAACGAGCGGCCCCGGCGTGCTTGGCGAGGAGAATGCGTTGTTCCTTGTTGGGATCGAGCTCGTAGCGGTAGGCTCTATGGATCTTCACGTCGAAGCGCCTCCAACACTTTTTTGCCCGGCGTTTCGCAGAACGCTTGCCGTAGAGACAAACAGCTAGGGAAGGGAGTACTTCGGCCATTAGGTGATGCCGCGCCTTTTGGCCCATTCGCTGAGTTTCATGGGTATACTTTACCAAAGAAAGGAATGAAGATCAATCGT includes:
- a CDS encoding helix-turn-helix domain-containing protein, with amino-acid sequence MKIHRAYRYELDPNKEQRILLAKHAGAARFAYNWGLARWKEIYENEGRTTSAYELHRELNR